ATCTTTCTCCACGGCCTTGGGAATTCGGCGTTCAACTGGCGGAAGAACGTCTCGGTCGTCGGGGAGCGGCACCGGGCGATCACGATGGACCTGCCGGGGCACGGGAGATCGGACCTGGTGTGGTTCCCGTACCGGCTGGAGGATGCGTCACGCTTCGTCGTCGCCTTTATGGACGCGCTCCAGTTGGAGCGCGTCCACCTGGTGGGGAATTCGCTGGGCGGGGCGATCGCGCTGGAGACGGCGCTGGCGCAGCCGGGGCGCGTGCGCACGCTGACGCTGGTGGGAAGCGTGGGGCTGGGCAAGGAGATCGCGGGTTTCTTGCGCTTGGGGAGCCTGCCGCTCCTCGGCGAGTACGGGCACAGGCCGAATGAGTCCTCCGTGCGGAAGCTGCTGCGGACGCTGGTGCACAACCCATCGGCGATCGAGGAGGCGGCGGTACATGAGATGCTGGCCTTCCGCAGGCGGCCGGGAGCGGTGGGCGGCATCCTGAGGATGCTGCGCGCGGGGGTAACCATTCAGGGGCAGAAGAAGAGCGTGCGACGGGATATCCGAATCGCGGAGCTGAAGATGCCGCTGTTTGTGGCGTGGGGCAGGCAGGACCCGGTGGCGCCGGTCGCGCACGGGGAGCGGGCGGCGAAGCTGGCGCAAGCGGCGCGGCTGAAGATATTCGAAGAGTGCGGGCACTGGCCGCACCTGGAGCAGGCGGAGGCGTTCAACGGGGCGCTGCTGGACTTTCTTTCCACGGCGCGGTAGGCGCATAATGGACAGCCGAGCCACCAGTGGACACGCCACCTTCGCCCGCCGACGGTAAGAGAGCCGAACCACCGCCGCATCCGCTCCCCATCACGGGAAAGCAGGTGCGGCTGCTTATCCTCTTTCTAGTCCTCGTCATCATCACGATGGCGCTGGTCTTCCGCGACCGGTTCACGGACATCGAAGAGACGGTGAAGACGCTGGGCTACCCGGCCATCTTCGTGACATCGCTCGTCGGCTCCGGGGGGTTAGTGATCCCGCTGCCCAGCACGGCGGCGGTCTTTTTGGGCGGGGACTACCTGAACCCGGTGTTCGTGGGGCTCATCGCGGGGGTGGCGGAGGCGATCGGCGAGATCACGGGGTATGCACTGGGGTATAGCGGGAGCGATGTGGCGCAGAAATCACGCTTCTACCGGCCGATCGAGCGATGGGTGCGAGCAAAGGGCTGGCCCGTGATCCTGTTCTTCTCCATCATTCCCAATCCCATCTTCGATCTCCTGGGCATCGCGGTTGGGACGCTCCGCTACCCGTTGAGGAACTTCCTCCTATTGGCGTGGGTGGGCAAGACGATCAAGAATATCGGCATCGCCTATGCGGGGGCCGTTGGGGCGGGCTGGGTGAAGAACCTCATCACGTGATTCGTGAATCGTGGTTCCCGCTTTCCTCTTTTGACTCGTCGTTTTGGGTTATGGTAAGCTATCATTCGGCTCGAGTGTACGTTCACTCTAGTGTGTAGTATGATTTTGGGTGAGCGCGCCCCCGGTTCAGCGAGCAGTAGATGCTCCAGAAGGAGCGGCATCGGCGATGACAACTGCGCCCGTGAAGAGTGAGCCTGCCGCGCCGCCTCCGAAAGAGAAGCGATACCAGAGCAGCGGGTTCCGCTATCTCAGGGCGGCGTGCGCCATGGCCCTGGGCGGAGCCGGGTGGCTCATCGGCGCATCGGCCGCGGACGCGGCCTCC
This DNA window, taken from Chloroflexota bacterium, encodes the following:
- a CDS encoding VTT domain-containing protein codes for the protein MDTPPSPADGKRAEPPPHPLPITGKQVRLLILFLVLVIITMALVFRDRFTDIEETVKTLGYPAIFVTSLVGSGGLVIPLPSTAAVFLGGDYLNPVFVGLIAGVAEAIGEITGYALGYSGSDVAQKSRFYRPIERWVRAKGWPVILFFSIIPNPIFDLLGIAVGTLRYPLRNFLLLAWVGKTIKNIGIAYAGAVGAGWVKNLIT
- a CDS encoding alpha/beta fold hydrolase yields the protein MPPDAIAAAERTIQIEGHTVHYWEAGEGEPVIFLHGLGNSAFNWRKNVSVVGERHRAITMDLPGHGRSDLVWFPYRLEDASRFVVAFMDALQLERVHLVGNSLGGAIALETALAQPGRVRTLTLVGSVGLGKEIAGFLRLGSLPLLGEYGHRPNESSVRKLLRTLVHNPSAIEEAAVHEMLAFRRRPGAVGGILRMLRAGVTIQGQKKSVRRDIRIAELKMPLFVAWGRQDPVAPVAHGERAAKLAQAARLKIFEECGHWPHLEQAEAFNGALLDFLSTAR